A genome region from Eurosta solidaginis isolate ZX-2024a chromosome 2, ASM4086904v1, whole genome shotgun sequence includes the following:
- the LOC137242174 gene encoding uncharacterized protein, which yields MNNRGRLLKIFKIINIIFVMVNIYREVCQQLKRRWWVRPVNRTRKTLSFHETSFAQLKLSDEEHFFKATRMNVAKFNALLNLLRERLHRFSIREPISEEIRLGITLMFFAQGCNLQYLAWSYKLGVSTVRKIIYETCDAIWHGLREIYLAQPNQTELKNIADRFYAKTGMPHCLGAVDGKHVKVVCPKRSGSLFFNYKKTFSVVLMAICDDSYTFSFVDVGALGGQSDGGILARSVFGNMILRNDLKIPPPSNLPATDQIFPYFFVGDSAFPLKPNLMRPYPGRNLSPAKRNYNKRLSSVRVHIENTFGILANRWRVLHTTIHAAPENVDKIVLTTKVLHNYLMLDSSSGYFDLNRASSDENGNFDCGQLSTRMTSIRIAHSNRSTNEAFSLREELAEYLLERPMRSV from the exons ATGAATAACAGAGGGCgtttgttgaaaatttttaaaattataaacatcATTTTTGTAATGGTGAATATATATCGCGAGGTGTGCCAGCAGTTGAAGCGGCGATGGTGGGTGCGGCCAGTTAATCGTACAAGGAAGACTCTGAGCTTCCACGAAACTTCCTTCGCACAGTTGAAACTCTCAGATGAAGAACATTTCTTCAAGGCAACACGTATGAATGTTGCAAAGTTTAATGCGCTACTGAATTTGTTACGAGAGCGACTTCACCGTTTTTCCATAAGAGAACCAATAAGTGAAGAAATCCGTTTGGGTATCACTTTGAT GTTCTTCGCACAAGGCTGTAATCTACAGTATTTAGCTTGGTCATATAAATTGGGTGTTTctacagttaggaaaataatataCGAGACATGCGATGCAATTTGGCATGGACTACGCGAAATTTACCTTGCCCAACCAAATCAAACCGAATTGAAAAACATTGCAGACAG GTTCTATGCAAAAACTGGAATGCCACATTGTCTCGGCGCGGTGGACGGCAAACATGTGAAAGTAGTTTGCCCCAAACGTAGTGGCTCActcttttttaattacaaaaagacATTCAGTGTAGTTCTGATGGCAATATGCGATGATAGCTATACGTTTTCATTTGTAGACGTTGGTGCATTGGGAGGCCAAAGCGATGGGGGAATTTTGGCACGAAGCGTATTTGGTAACATGATTCTAAGAAACGACCTGAAAATTCCTCCCCCAAGTAACCTTCCAG CTACGGACCAAATATTTCCATATTTTTTCGTCGGTGACAGCGCATTTCCTCTGAAGCCTAATCTCATGCGCCCTTACCCTGGTCGAAATTTGTCACCCGCCAAACGAAATTATAACAAAAGGTTATCCTCCGTACGAGTGCACATTGAAAATACCTTTGGTATATTAGCAAATAGATGGAGAGTTCTTCATACAACGATTCACGCTGCTCCAGAAAATGTGGACAAAATTGTTTTAACAACTAAAGTCTTGCACAATTATTTAATGCTTGACAGTAGTAGTGGATACTTCGATCTGAACAGAGCCAGCAGTGATGAAAATGGGAATTTCGATTGTGGACAACTTTCAACAAGAATGACATCTATTCGAATTGCTCATTCCAATCGATCAACAAATGAAGCATTTAGTTTGAGAGAGGAACTAGCGGAATACTTACTAGAAAGGCCAATGCGATCTGTGTGA